The Prosthecobacter dejongeii genome contains a region encoding:
- a CDS encoding sulfite exporter TauE/SafE family protein, protein MPQRQAVATSLAIIIPTAFMATLQNSRSEWVNWKVAAITALSASLFAYYGAGWLKTLSNETLSRVFGAVLVIFGLRMLLLGKA, encoded by the coding sequence ATGCCGCAGAGACAAGCCGTGGCCACCAGCTTGGCCATCATCATCCCCACGGCTTTCATGGCCACGCTGCAAAACTCCCGCAGTGAATGGGTCAACTGGAAGGTGGCTGCCATTACTGCCCTCTCGGCCTCCCTCTTTGCCTATTATGGAGCGGGCTGGTTAAAGACCCTGAGCAATGAGACCCTCAGCCGAGTTTTCGGCGCGGTTCTGGTCATTTTTGGCCTGCGCATGCTGTTGCTGGGGAAGGCGTGA
- a CDS encoding protein tyrosine phosphatase, whose protein sequence is MKLLFLCSRNLWRSPTAEAIYQNDPRVQVRSAGVSSSARTRVSEKSLRWADVVCVMEHWQKKRLRDDFPEVVSDLQIEVLDIPDDYEYMDPALIELIRERVEPLIV, encoded by the coding sequence GTGAAGCTGCTCTTTCTCTGCTCTCGTAATCTCTGGCGCAGTCCCACCGCGGAGGCCATTTATCAAAACGATCCACGGGTCCAGGTGCGCTCCGCCGGAGTCAGTTCATCTGCGCGAACTCGGGTGAGTGAAAAGTCGCTACGTTGGGCCGATGTGGTGTGCGTGATGGAGCACTGGCAAAAAAAGCGACTGCGTGATGACTTTCCCGAAGTCGTAAGTGACTTGCAGATTGAGGTGCTGGATATTCCTGACGACTATGAATACATGGACCCAGCACTCATCGAGTTGATCCGTGAGCGAGTCGAGCCCCTGATTGTGTAG
- a CDS encoding efflux RND transporter permease subunit, translated as MNISRFFVDRPIFATVLSIVITLLGGLSYFGLAVNQYPDVVPPTVVVSATYPGANAQVIADTVATPLEQEVNGVENMLYLSSSCTNDGRMNLTVTFKLGTDLDQAQVLVQNRVNAALPRLPEDVRRLGVQAQKRSPDLTLAVQFFSPDDSRDVIYLSNYVLLQVQNQLARLPGVAEASTLGGLDFSMRIWLDPDKIAGRDLTAGDVLKAIREQNVQVAAGQLGAMPAPEGTSFNYTLTTKGRLITAEEFGDIVIKTNADGQVIRVSDVARIELGARDYAVKSYMDGKNAVSLRIFQLPGTNALDTADGVYAKMAELKKRFPPGVDYRINYDPTRFVRASMESVLHTLVEAIILVVLVVVVFLQNWRASLIPLLAVPVSLVGTMAVMQAFGFTLNNLSLFGLVLAIGIVVDDAIVVVENVERFIAKGHSPRQATLLAMKEVTGPVVAVALVLTAVFVPTAFLGGITGEFYRQFALTIAASTIISAFNSLTLSPALTALLLPPHGAKPDMLQRTIDLLFGWFFRLFNKFFNGLSNVFGSIVAKLVRIGIVVLLAYGGLIGLSGHLFKITPTGFIPTMDMGYMLVVVQLPDGASFERTDAVVREMDVIARETPGIAHTFAISGYSSVLQANQSNVGAAFLILEPHDKRTPEQTSDALINEMKKRFAGIQAGRVIVLPPPALRGLGNAGGFKFQIQDLNNTGLAGLQNATNSLMDALRTEPGFTSMISGFRSNVPQYYLDIDRQAAKNMGISLADINETLQVYMGSAYVNDFNLFGRTYQVTAMAEPQYRVRPEDVLRLKTRNQKGEMVPLGALVKMNRIGGPDRVARYNMYTTADVNGNTLPSVSSGEMVSRVEAMAKEKLPDGFAIEWTDLTYQQLLAGNTIVFVFPLCVLFVFLVLAAQYESWSLPLAVILIVPMCLLSALVGVWIRQMDNNIFTQIGLVVLVGLAAKNAILIVEFARQRQEAGMDRFAAAVEATKLRLRPILMTSFAFILGVLPLVIAKGPGAEIRQALGTAVFYGMIGVTFFGLLFTPVFFVLLSRNVKKPVVEDDHSHVAEL; from the coding sequence ATGAACATCTCCCGCTTTTTCGTGGACCGGCCGATTTTTGCCACGGTTCTCAGCATCGTTATCACCCTGCTGGGTGGCCTATCTTATTTCGGTCTCGCGGTAAACCAGTACCCCGACGTGGTGCCGCCCACCGTGGTGGTGAGTGCCACTTACCCTGGAGCCAATGCCCAGGTCATTGCCGATACCGTCGCCACACCGCTGGAGCAGGAGGTCAATGGGGTGGAAAACATGCTCTACCTGTCCTCGTCCTGCACGAACGATGGGCGCATGAACCTCACAGTGACCTTCAAGCTGGGCACCGATCTGGATCAGGCCCAGGTGCTGGTGCAAAACCGTGTGAATGCGGCCCTGCCACGTCTGCCGGAGGACGTGCGCCGTCTCGGCGTGCAGGCGCAAAAGCGCTCGCCGGACTTGACCCTGGCCGTGCAGTTCTTTTCGCCGGATGACTCGCGTGACGTCATTTACCTCTCCAACTACGTCCTGCTGCAGGTGCAGAATCAGCTCGCCCGTCTGCCGGGTGTGGCGGAGGCCTCCACTCTAGGTGGGCTGGATTTCTCCATGCGCATTTGGCTGGACCCAGACAAGATCGCTGGACGCGACCTGACGGCTGGCGATGTGCTGAAGGCCATTCGTGAGCAGAACGTCCAGGTGGCTGCGGGGCAGCTCGGTGCCATGCCCGCCCCTGAAGGCACCAGTTTTAATTATACCCTCACCACCAAAGGCCGACTGATCACCGCCGAAGAATTTGGTGACATCGTCATCAAGACGAATGCCGATGGCCAAGTCATCCGCGTTAGCGATGTCGCCCGCATCGAACTGGGGGCCCGTGATTATGCGGTGAAGAGCTACATGGATGGTAAGAATGCCGTCTCTCTGCGTATCTTCCAGCTTCCGGGCACCAATGCTCTGGACACAGCGGATGGCGTGTATGCCAAAATGGCAGAGTTGAAAAAACGTTTTCCACCAGGGGTGGACTATCGCATCAACTATGACCCGACTCGTTTCGTTCGTGCCTCCATGGAGTCGGTGCTCCACACTTTGGTTGAGGCCATCATCCTGGTGGTTCTTGTGGTGGTGGTGTTCCTGCAAAACTGGCGAGCCTCTTTGATTCCCTTGCTGGCTGTTCCTGTGTCCCTCGTGGGCACCATGGCGGTGATGCAGGCGTTTGGCTTCACGCTGAATAACCTTTCCCTCTTCGGTCTCGTGCTCGCCATCGGGATTGTGGTGGATGATGCCATTGTCGTGGTGGAAAACGTGGAGCGTTTCATTGCCAAAGGGCATTCCCCACGGCAGGCCACCCTGCTGGCCATGAAGGAAGTGACCGGGCCGGTTGTCGCCGTGGCTCTGGTACTTACTGCTGTGTTTGTACCCACCGCTTTCCTTGGTGGCATCACGGGGGAATTTTATCGCCAGTTCGCCCTGACCATCGCGGCTTCTACGATCATTTCAGCGTTCAACTCGCTCACGCTCAGTCCTGCTCTCACGGCCCTGCTATTGCCTCCACATGGAGCTAAGCCGGATATGCTGCAGCGTACGATTGACCTGCTCTTCGGCTGGTTCTTCCGGTTGTTTAACAAGTTTTTCAATGGCCTCTCGAATGTCTTCGGCAGCATCGTGGCCAAGCTGGTCCGCATTGGCATCGTCGTGCTCTTGGCCTATGGAGGCCTCATCGGGCTTTCCGGTCACCTGTTCAAGATCACGCCCACTGGGTTCATTCCCACCATGGACATGGGCTACATGCTCGTGGTGGTGCAGCTTCCAGATGGGGCTTCGTTTGAGCGCACGGATGCCGTGGTGCGCGAAATGGACGTTATCGCCCGCGAGACTCCAGGCATCGCCCACACCTTCGCCATCTCGGGTTATTCCTCTGTGCTCCAGGCGAACCAGAGCAACGTCGGTGCCGCCTTCCTTATCCTGGAACCGCATGACAAACGCACTCCGGAGCAGACTTCGGATGCACTCATCAATGAGATGAAAAAGCGCTTTGCTGGCATCCAGGCCGGGCGTGTCATCGTGCTGCCGCCTCCAGCCCTGCGCGGTCTCGGCAATGCAGGCGGTTTCAAGTTCCAGATTCAGGACTTGAACAACACAGGCCTGGCGGGTCTTCAGAATGCGACCAACTCCCTCATGGATGCCCTCCGGACTGAGCCAGGCTTCACCTCCATGATCTCCGGTTTCCGCTCCAATGTGCCGCAGTACTACCTCGACATTGATCGCCAGGCCGCCAAAAACATGGGCATTTCCCTGGCCGATATCAATGAGACCCTGCAGGTGTACATGGGCTCTGCCTATGTGAATGACTTCAACCTCTTTGGCCGCACTTATCAGGTTACGGCCATGGCTGAACCCCAATACCGCGTACGACCTGAAGATGTGCTGCGCCTGAAAACGCGTAACCAAAAGGGTGAAATGGTGCCGCTGGGGGCCCTCGTGAAAATGAACCGTATCGGCGGTCCAGACCGTGTGGCCCGCTATAACATGTACACCACGGCGGATGTGAATGGCAATACCCTGCCCTCCGTCAGCTCGGGTGAGATGGTTAGCCGGGTGGAGGCGATGGCCAAAGAAAAGCTGCCGGATGGTTTTGCCATCGAATGGACGGACCTCACCTATCAGCAACTCCTCGCCGGTAACACCATCGTGTTTGTGTTCCCGCTCTGCGTGCTCTTTGTCTTTCTCGTATTGGCTGCCCAGTATGAAAGCTGGAGTCTGCCTCTGGCGGTGATTTTGATCGTGCCCATGTGTCTCCTCAGTGCCCTGGTGGGCGTGTGGATTCGGCAGATGGATAACAACATCTTTACCCAGATCGGGCTGGTTGTGCTCGTCGGTCTAGCGGCGAAAAACGCCATTCTGATCGTCGAGTTCGCCCGCCAGCGTCAAGAGGCTGGCATGGATCGCTTCGCTGCTGCTGTGGAGGCGACTAAGTTGCGTCTGCGCCCTATTCTCATGACCAGCTTCGCCTTTATTTTGGGCGTGCTTCCTCTGGTCATTGCTAAAGGTCCGGGTGCAGAAATTCGCCAGGCTCTAGGAACGGCCGTGTTCTACGGCATGATTGGCGTCACCTTCTTCGGACTGCTATTCACCCCTGTGTTCTTCGTCCTGCTGAGCCGGAATGTGAAAAAGCCAGTGGTCGAGGATGATCACTCGCACGTTGCTGAACTGTGA
- a CDS encoding efflux RND transporter periplasmic adaptor subunit — protein sequence MQRLLALSLVLAALSSCERSQQKTAAAPPPSPVTVAKPLATELTEWDEFIGRLDAPESVEIRARVSGYLEKIHFREGSDVKAGDLLFTIDPRPYQAVVDRTQADVERAQVRVQLAKMEAERAKELMESKAIAVEQIDQRNQALAEAEASLRSSRATLQQAQLDLEFTQLKSPISGRTGDVLITQGNLINGGSNNSNATVLTTIVSVDPIHCYLDVDEQSALKYRELRRLGQRASALDQNIPAEMALANEQGYPHKGVIDFVDNRLDPGTGVIRSRALFPNPDGLMAPGFFARVRIPGSGKYKALLVHDNAIGSDQGKPFLFVISTDGVAKQVPVEIGPLHEGLRVVKTGIAPDDRVVVEGMALVRNGAMVLVKEEREMKVAPLQTATK from the coding sequence ATGCAAAGACTCCTTGCCCTCAGCCTGGTGCTGGCTGCGCTTTCCTCCTGTGAGCGTTCTCAGCAAAAGACCGCCGCAGCCCCGCCGCCTTCCCCGGTCACGGTGGCTAAACCTCTGGCAACTGAACTGACGGAGTGGGACGAGTTCATCGGCCGCCTGGATGCTCCCGAATCGGTCGAAATCCGTGCCCGCGTTTCCGGTTACTTGGAAAAAATCCATTTTCGGGAAGGTAGCGACGTCAAGGCTGGTGACCTGCTGTTCACCATTGATCCGCGTCCTTACCAGGCCGTGGTGGACCGCACCCAGGCCGATGTGGAACGCGCTCAGGTACGGGTGCAATTGGCAAAAATGGAGGCCGAGCGTGCCAAGGAGCTCATGGAATCCAAGGCCATCGCCGTGGAGCAGATTGATCAGCGCAATCAAGCCCTGGCGGAGGCCGAGGCTAGTCTTCGCTCTTCCCGGGCCACGCTTCAGCAGGCGCAGCTAGACTTAGAGTTCACCCAGCTTAAATCCCCCATTTCGGGGCGCACGGGAGATGTCCTCATCACTCAGGGAAACCTCATCAATGGCGGCAGTAACAATTCCAATGCCACGGTGCTGACCACCATCGTCTCCGTGGATCCCATTCACTGCTACTTGGATGTGGATGAGCAGTCCGCCCTAAAATACCGCGAACTTCGCCGCCTGGGGCAGCGTGCCAGCGCCCTGGACCAGAACATCCCTGCCGAGATGGCCCTGGCCAATGAGCAGGGTTACCCTCATAAAGGGGTGATTGATTTTGTGGACAATCGGCTTGACCCCGGCACGGGCGTCATCCGTTCCCGTGCCCTGTTTCCAAACCCAGATGGTCTCATGGCCCCCGGCTTTTTCGCGCGCGTTCGCATTCCTGGCAGTGGCAAATACAAAGCTCTCCTGGTGCATGACAACGCCATCGGTAGCGATCAGGGAAAGCCGTTCTTGTTCGTGATTTCCACGGATGGAGTCGCTAAGCAGGTGCCGGTTGAGATCGGGCCGCTGCATGAAGGTCTGCGCGTGGTGAAAACGGGCATCGCCCCAGATGACCGGGTGGTGGTGGAAGGCATGGCCCTCGTCCGCAATGGAGCGATGGTCTTGGTGAAGGAAGAGCGCGAGATGAAAGTCGCCCCGCTGCAAACCGCCACGAAATAA
- a CDS encoding dihydroorotase, producing the protein MKRLYRHAQIASEDSAQLLRGDVLVDGDRIIGVAEEITGVMDAEVIDCTGRILLPSLFDIHVHAREPGQEDKENIATCAEAAINGGVTGFVMMPNTSPAIDNAGVVRTVLETARRTRIGASIYTSGAITKGRKGEELAGIAGMKAAGCVMLTDDGYAVDNPQVLRRAMEYARDFDIPLASHCEVKELSGKGSMHEGKISYALGLQGIPSISEEICISRDIRLAEYTGVHLNIQHVTTAEGMGTIKRAKDRGIRVTCEIAPHHLMFSHEDIGDYDTHYKMNPPLRTKEDNALLLQGLKDGWFDVIATDHAPHTPFEKNQAFASAPFGITGLETALPSLYDCFISKGILDWGLIVKRYSAEPRRLMKLEPVPVKEGGIADFILFNPERTTTFTPEFMKSKSINTPFLNKTLKGLVERVIYRGEELLAR; encoded by the coding sequence ATGAAACGTCTCTACCGCCACGCCCAAATCGCCTCCGAAGACTCCGCTCAACTGTTGCGCGGGGACGTTTTGGTGGACGGGGATCGCATCATCGGCGTGGCTGAGGAGATCACCGGAGTGATGGATGCCGAGGTCATTGACTGCACGGGCCGCATCCTTTTGCCCTCTCTTTTTGACATCCACGTCCACGCCCGTGAGCCGGGCCAGGAAGACAAAGAGAACATCGCCACCTGTGCCGAGGCTGCTATCAACGGCGGGGTGACGGGTTTTGTCATGATGCCGAACACTTCCCCCGCGATCGACAATGCCGGGGTCGTCCGAACCGTGTTGGAAACCGCACGCCGCACCCGCATCGGGGCCAGCATTTACACCTCCGGAGCCATCACCAAAGGGCGCAAGGGGGAGGAACTGGCAGGCATCGCCGGCATGAAGGCCGCCGGCTGTGTGATGCTGACAGATGATGGCTACGCCGTGGACAACCCGCAGGTGCTCCGCCGCGCCATGGAATACGCGCGGGACTTTGACATCCCCCTGGCCAGCCACTGCGAGGTGAAGGAACTCAGCGGCAAAGGCAGCATGCATGAGGGAAAAATCAGCTACGCCCTGGGCCTGCAAGGCATCCCCAGCATCAGCGAAGAGATCTGCATCTCCCGGGACATCCGGCTGGCGGAATACACGGGGGTGCATCTGAACATCCAACATGTCACGACTGCTGAAGGCATGGGCACCATCAAACGCGCCAAGGACCGGGGCATCCGCGTCACCTGCGAGATCGCGCCCCACCATCTCATGTTCAGTCATGAGGACATCGGCGACTATGACACGCATTACAAAATGAACCCACCACTGCGCACGAAGGAAGACAATGCGCTGCTGCTGCAAGGGCTCAAAGATGGGTGGTTCGACGTCATCGCTACTGACCACGCGCCACACACGCCGTTTGAAAAGAACCAAGCCTTCGCTAGCGCCCCCTTCGGCATCACTGGCCTGGAGACGGCCCTGCCGAGCCTCTATGATTGTTTCATCTCCAAAGGCATCCTGGACTGGGGCCTCATCGTCAAACGCTACTCTGCTGAGCCGCGCCGCCTGATGAAACTGGAGCCTGTGCCTGTGAAAGAAGGCGGCATCGCCGATTTCATCCTTTTTAATCCGGAGCGCACGACCACCTTTACTCCTGAGTTCATGAAGTCGAAGAGCATCAACACACCGTTCTTGAACAAGACGCTGAAGGGACTGGTGGAGCGGGTGATCTATCGCGGCGAGGAATTGCTGGCGCGGTAA
- a CDS encoding DUF5722 domain-containing protein: MLRFFIVFLFSWPVFAAPNTEPFPKPASIKGLQVQMVPDALDLGIHHAGININLTALPDLAKKPGNPTHTVEGQTFAFNASYLASLDRQIKPLSDKGVAVYLILIAYPSKEPVRDALVIHPQARADYKYSVGAFNSVTPEGRLLLRAVTEFLAARWSGNQPQHGRVWGWIVGNEVNSHWLWYNLGKMPLEKAASEYENAFRIVHQAVRTASAHARLYISFDHHWAASMHGISAEEATPGRDYLDTFARLVRERGDLDWHVAWHPYPEDLGNPRAWADKSVTNDDTTPKVTFKNLQVLPKHLEQKELLYQGQPRRIILSEQGFHTLLIPEGEKLQAAAYAYAWEKCLTLPTVDAFIYHRHVDHAQEGGLRLGLWRNAPGSIADPHSKKAIWDLFQKAGTVEWKAAAAPLLPVTGMTGWSQP; this comes from the coding sequence ATGCTACGCTTTTTCATTGTCTTCTTGTTCTCATGGCCTGTATTCGCTGCGCCGAATACGGAGCCTTTCCCTAAACCTGCCAGCATCAAAGGTCTTCAGGTGCAGATGGTGCCAGATGCTCTCGATCTAGGCATTCACCATGCGGGTATTAATATCAACCTTACCGCCCTGCCGGACCTAGCGAAGAAACCGGGTAATCCCACCCACACGGTGGAGGGCCAAACCTTTGCTTTTAACGCCAGTTATCTGGCCAGTCTGGATCGTCAGATCAAACCCCTGTCTGACAAAGGCGTCGCGGTTTACCTCATTCTCATCGCTTACCCTTCTAAGGAACCTGTACGCGATGCCTTGGTCATTCATCCCCAGGCGCGTGCCGACTACAAATACAGCGTGGGCGCCTTTAACAGCGTAACTCCTGAAGGCCGACTCTTGCTCCGCGCAGTGACGGAATTCCTAGCGGCCCGCTGGTCGGGGAACCAGCCTCAGCATGGCCGCGTGTGGGGCTGGATCGTGGGAAATGAGGTCAATTCTCACTGGCTCTGGTACAACCTCGGCAAGATGCCCTTGGAGAAAGCGGCCAGCGAGTATGAAAACGCCTTTCGCATCGTCCATCAGGCCGTTCGCACCGCCTCTGCCCATGCACGTCTCTACATTTCCTTCGATCATCACTGGGCCGCTTCCATGCATGGCATCAGCGCAGAGGAGGCCACTCCTGGTCGCGATTACCTGGACACCTTTGCCCGTCTTGTGCGTGAGCGTGGAGACCTGGACTGGCACGTCGCTTGGCATCCGTACCCGGAGGATCTGGGGAATCCTCGAGCCTGGGCCGACAAGAGCGTAACCAACGATGATACCACGCCAAAAGTGACTTTTAAAAATCTCCAAGTCCTACCGAAGCATCTGGAACAAAAAGAGTTGCTCTATCAGGGGCAGCCTCGCCGCATCATCTTGTCAGAGCAGGGTTTTCACACCCTACTCATCCCGGAAGGGGAAAAACTTCAGGCTGCTGCCTACGCCTACGCTTGGGAAAAATGTCTCACGCTGCCCACGGTGGATGCCTTCATCTACCACCGCCATGTGGATCACGCGCAGGAGGGCGGTCTGCGTTTGGGCCTTTGGCGTAATGCGCCCGGAAGCATCGCCGATCCTCATAGCAAGAAAGCCATTTGGGATTTGTTCCAGAAAGCCGGGACGGTCGAATGGAAAGCTGCAGCGGCTCCACTGTTGCCAGTCACTGGAATGACAGGGTGGAGCCAGCCTTAA